From Pseudanabaena yagii GIHE-NHR1:
ATAGTACATGGAGCTTGTGGATTTGTGCCTAAAGAGCTAGAAGGCTCAATAGTTTCTAATGAATATTTGGTTCTTAATTTTACAGATAAGATTATTCCTCAATTCTGGGATTTTCTCACACATACTATATATTTTCAACAAGTTTGCTTTCATTCTAGTATCGGCGTTCATGTTGAAAAAATGCTTTTTAACGTTTCACGGTGGTATCAGTGGAAAGTCAATATTCCTACCTTGAAAGAACAGGAAAAGATAGCGAGTTTTCTGGGGGCAGTAGATACCCGCCTCGCCCAACTGCGCCGCAAGCACGAACTCCTGCAAACCTATAAACGCGGCGTAATGCAGGAAATATTTTCTCAACAAATTCGATTTAAAGGCGACGACGGGAAGCCTTTTCCCAATTGGGAGGAAAAAAAGTTAGGAGAAGTAGCAACTTTTTCTAAGGGTAAAGGTATATCAAAAGAAAACTTGGATAATACAGGTAAATTAAAGTGTATTAGATATGCAGAACTGTATACCATGTATGGCGAAATAATAAATTATGTTTTTTCTAGGACTAATTTAGAGCCTGATGACTTGATTCTGAGCAAGGTAAATGATGTAATTATTCCGTCTTCTGGAGAAACAGCGATTGATATAGCAAAAGCTGCTTGTGTTTGCGTAGAAGGAGTCATACTAGGAGGTGATATAAACATTCTCAGAAGTAAGATGGATGGAAGATTTTTGGCGCATTATTTGAACCATTATAAAAAATATGAAATAGCTAGTGCAGCACAAGGGAATACCGTTGTTCATTTATATAGTTCTCACTTAAAAAATATTGAAATTGAAGTTCCAGACGAGAAAGAGCAGGGAAAAATAGCTGACTTTCTAATAGCAATTGACCAAAAAATTGAAGCCGTTGCCAAGCAAATTAATTTAACCGAACAATTCAAAAAAGGCTTGTTACAAAAAATGTTTGTATAGTGGAGTGTTATGGATAGCTTAGAAGCATTAGTAAAAAGACATATTAAAGAATTTCCTGATTTTCAATACTATGGTGCATTTGGTGAATTCATTAGTGCAATTGAAAGCTATCACCAAGATTTAAATATGGGAGTCAGCTCAGATTGCTGTAACTCCCTTCTTCAAAGCATTTGCAGAACCATTATCACCCAAATTGATTCAGTTGAAATAGACAAGCTAAACTCTATGAGAACTGACGAACTCATAAGGAAGGCTGTGAAGCTACTTCAAAAAAATGATGATGTCTATGAAAGGGACTTTGTGGTTCAGCTTGGAAAAACAGGAATATCCATTAATGGCATACGAAATAGCCGAGGCGAATTATCACATGGGAGGCATATACCAAAAGAACTAATTAACGATCAAGATTTATCTCGACTCTTAAGAGAAATTACCGAAAGCATATCCCGTTATCTAATCTCCTCATTGTTTAGTTTTAAATTAGAACAGATTAAAGAAGAACCTGAGATAGAAAAAGATTTAATTAGATATGAAGACAATCCAGAGTTTAACGAATTTCTAGATGAAGATTATCCCTATGAAGGAAAACTACTATATAGCCAAGCTTTATACACACTATACTATGAAGACTATACGATCAAGCTTCAAACCTTCTTGGATGAACAAGAACTATTAGACGAAGAGTAGGAACCCATGACTGAATCTGAGGCACAACTAGAACAAAACTTGATCGATCGCCTAACGGGACTCGGCTACGAACCCGTCACCATCCGCAATGCCGAAGATTTGCGAAACAACCTCAAAACCCAACTCGAAAAACATAATAAAACCCAACTCAGTCACGAAGAATTTAAGCGAGTCCTCAATCACCTCGACAAAGGCAATGTTTTCGATCGCGCCGAACGCCTCCGCGACAAAATGGAACTCATCCGCGATGATGGCACAGCCACTTATTTAGAATTTTTAAATATTGAACATTGGTGTCAAAACCAATACCAAGTCACCAACCAGATCGCCCAACAAGGCAAATACAAAAACCGCTACGACGTAACTTTATTAATCAACGGGCTTCCCCTAGTCCAAATCGAACTCAAACGCCGAGGACTCGATCTCAAAGAAGCCTTCAACCAAATCAACCGCTACCAACGCCACTCCTACGGCGCAGACTTTGGACTATTTCAATATGTGCAAATATTTGTCATCTCCAACGGTGTAGATACTCGCTACTACGCCAACAACCGCAAACAAGAATACAAACAAACCTTCTACTGGGCAGATGTAAAAAATAACCCAATCACCCAACTCGACGACTTTGCCACCGCCTTTCTGGAGAAATGCCACCTCTCCAAAATGATCTGCAAATACATCGTCCTGCACCAATCCGACAAAGTGCTGATGGTGCTGCGTCCCTACCAATATTACGCCGTCGAAGCGATCATTGAGCGTGTCAAAAACACCGACAAAAACGGCTACATCTGGCACACCACAGGCTCAGGCAAAACCCTCACCAGCTTCAAAGCAGCCCAAATCCTCACCGCACTCCCCAAAGTCCATAAAGTGCTGTTCGTAGTCGATCGCGCCGATCTCGATTACCAAACCAGCAAAGAATTCAACCACTTCAGCCCCGACTGCGTAGACACCACCGATAGCACCAGAGAACTCGTCAATCAGATGACAGGCGATAGCAATCTCATCGTCACCACCATCCAAAAACTGAATAACGCCATCCGTAACCCGCGCCATGAATCCGTCATGTCACTCCTACGAGATCAACGTATCGTCTTCATTTTCGATGAATGTCATCGCTCCCAATTTGGCGAAAC
This genomic window contains:
- a CDS encoding restriction endonuclease subunit S; this encodes MQRQQFYIQAGDFVISKRQIVHGACGFVPKELEGSIVSNEYLVLNFTDKIIPQFWDFLTHTIYFQQVCFHSSIGVHVEKMLFNVSRWYQWKVNIPTLKEQEKIASFLGAVDTRLAQLRRKHELLQTYKRGVMQEIFSQQIRFKGDDGKPFPNWEEKKLGEVATFSKGKGISKENLDNTGKLKCIRYAELYTMYGEIINYVFSRTNLEPDDLILSKVNDVIIPSSGETAIDIAKAACVCVEGVILGGDINILRSKMDGRFLAHYLNHYKKYEIASAAQGNTVVHLYSSHLKNIEIEVPDEKEQGKIADFLIAIDQKIEAVAKQINLTEQFKKGLLQKMFV